In the genome of Natronomonas salina, the window CCTACAGCGAGTCCCAGAGCCACGAGCAGTTCATGCGAGCCGTCCAGTTCCGCGGCCACGTCGTCTCGATGACCTCGCCCATCGGCGTCGTGCCGAGCGAACTGGAGACGACCTACCCGGCCCAGCACTACGACAGCGTCGTCACGGGCAACTGGACGGCCTCGGAGATCGAGTTCGTCGCCGCCGTCCTCGAGCGGTACCTCGAGCGCGCCGACTACGACCGGCACATCGCCCACGTCCCCGGGGAGGGCTACCGGGAGATCTGCGAGCGGGTCGAGGAGTCGCTGGGGATCGACTTCGAGTACACCGTCGAGGAGCACCCGACGACCGAGGCCTCGCTGGCGAACCTCGAGGCCGCTCTCGACGGCGTGGACAGCTACTACAAGAGCGAGCGGGAGTCGTCGATCGTCCGGGCCATCGCGGACTTCCAGTTCGGCGACGGCGCCGGCGACGAGGTGTTCGGCCCGGACTCCCAGACCGAGGGCCGATACCCGAAGCTCCGCGTGAAAGATCCGGACGGCGAGCAACTGGCGACGATGGTCCCGCAGTACGGGACCCTCTCGCTGACCCGCGCCGGCGCCCGCGCCTGGATCGACAGCGACGCGCCGACGAAGCGCGTCGAGATCGACGCCTTCGTCCCCAGCGGGAGCGTCCTCGCGCCAGGAATCGTCGACGCCGACGAGTCCATCCGGCCCGGCGACGAGGTCGTCGTCGAGGGGCCGAAGGCCTTCGCCGTCGGCCGCGCGGCGGCCCACGGTCGGGCGATGGTCGAGTCGACGCGCGGCGTCGCGGTCGACGTCAGGCACTCCGAAGCAAAATAATCGGGCGCGGCTGTGCTACGAGTCGTCCGGCGCTGAGTACACCAGCGACGACAGCATCTCTTCGACGTTGTCGCGTTCGATCTCCTCGGCCTGCACCGGGTACATCGCGTAGGCCAGCACCGCGTCGTCGCTCCCCGACGGCGAGTCGCGCAGGAGGTGGACGTAGGCGTCCGGCTGGTCGCCGTCGGAGGTCGCGCGGTAGACGGTGACGTTCGCCTCGCCGCCGAGCGTCCGGACGGTGTACCGTTCCTGCCGCTCGAACTCCAGGGAGCCGCCCGTGTCGCCGGCGAACTGCTGGAGCAGCTCGGTCTCGTTCATGCTGGCGACCGGGTTGAGGTTCCGGCCCGCGACGGAGGCGTCGGGCATCGTCACGACGCCGACGCTCGCGGCGGCCATCCCCTCGGGCCCGCCGGTCTTCTCGTAGACGGCGACGTGGTTCCGGACGACGATCTGCATCTCCCGGCCGGCCGGCGAGACCGTCTCGTTCAGCTCCTCGGTGCGCGATTCCTGCAGTTCGTAGCCCGCGTCGGCCGCGGCGGCCTCGTCGACGACCGTCTGGCCGGCGTCGAACTCGATGCGATCCCCGCTGACCGAGATCCCCGAACACCCGGCGGTCAGCACGAGTCCCGCGACCAGCAAGAGCGCCGTCAACCTTCTCATACGCGGCCAGTAGCCGGAAGTCGGCATAAGGCTCCCGACCGGGTCACCGGATGACCGACCGACGGCGGCCCCTCCGGCCGGCGCCACCCCGGCGGGACTGCGCCCACCTTTTTGGTCGCGTAGCGCCACCACGTCCCATGGACGAGATCACGCTCGGCGTCCCGGAACCCCTCCTCGACTCGCTGCCGGAGGACGACTCCGGCGCGGCCCGGGACATGCGGCGGGCCGTCGAGGGGTACGAACAGCGCGTCAACGACCTCGTCGCCGACGTCGACGACGACGCGGAGGCGGCGGGGAAGGTCCTCGACGTCATCGAGCACTTCGAGGCCCGCGGCGAGCGCTTCGACGAGTTCGTCCCGGAACTCCGGGCGTGGGGGCAGTCGCCCATCTTCGCCATCGCCTGGCGGAACCTCTACGCCGACCTGATCGCCCAGCTGTACGAACACGACTGGCTGGCCGCACAGCTCGACCGCGAGCGGAACGCCCGCCTCGTCGAGGACGGCGTCCGGCTCTCGGACCTATGAGCGGGGCCGGCCAGGAGGGGACGATGGAGCTGGAACTGCGGTTCTTCGCGACGTTCCGGGAGGCCGTCGGCCAGAAGGTCGTCGACCGCGAGTTCGACGAGGGCGCGACCGTCGGCGACGTCCTCGCGGCCATCGAGGCGGAGTACCCGGAGCTGGTCGGCGAGATCCTCGACCACGACGGCGACATCCGGCCGCAGCTGTCCATCCTGAAGAACGGCCGCGAGGTGGTCCACATCGACGGCACCGAGACCGCCCTGGCG includes:
- a CDS encoding DUF6517 family protein, translating into MRRLTALLLVAGLVLTAGCSGISVSGDRIEFDAGQTVVDEAAAADAGYELQESRTEELNETVSPAGREMQIVVRNHVAVYEKTGGPEGMAAASVGVVTMPDASVAGRNLNPVASMNETELLQQFAGDTGGSLEFERQERYTVRTLGGEANVTVYRATSDGDQPDAYVHLLRDSPSGSDDAVLAYAMYPVQAEEIERDNVEEMLSSLVYSAPDDS
- a CDS encoding ubiquitin-like small modifier protein 1 — encoded protein: MELELRFFATFREAVGQKVVDREFDEGATVGDVLAAIEAEYPELVGEILDHDGDIRPQLSILKNGREVVHIDGTETALADGDRLSVFPPVAGG